Within Terriglobales bacterium, the genomic segment TCGGAGACGGACTCGACGAAGTAGATACCGTGGTGCAGTTGACCCGCTCCGACTTTGAAAAAGCAACCGAACACCTAACGAAGGCGTGCGTATCGATTGCCGATCGTCTTCTCGATAAAGTACGGCTCTCGCGAGATGATTTAACGGCGGTTCTTTTGGTGGGTGGCCAGACGCAAAGTACTTCTGTTCGTGTCAGGGTGTCAGAGCACTATGGCAAGGCCGATTTTCGATTTGATCCGTTGACCGTTGTTGCAGCCGGTGCGGCACTATTCGCGTCAACACAAAGAATACCTTCATCGAAATATCCGAAAACCGGTCAAGGCTCAAGCATTGAAGTGAAAGCTGCCTACAGTCCCGTGTCGAGCGAGCTGGATTCAGATATTGCGGTGGCGGTCGATCCGCCAGCGTCCGGCGCGACCGTCACCATTTCTCGGACCGATGGAGGATGGACCAGCGGAGCGATCCCCTTGCCCAGCAACGGAAAGATTCACACTACCGTTGTGTTGAGAGCAAAAAAGGTCAATGCATTTGAGGTCCAAGTATTGGATAGAACAGGGGGGCGAATCCCTGGTGGAGTGACAGCTTTTTCCATAACGCATGGACTCGCCGTAGCCCAAGCGACGACTTCGAGGGCGTTTGGTGTTGCACTCGAGAATAACGAGGTAAAAATTATCATTCCGAACGGAGCACCGCTACCAGCGAAGGGAACACAGAAATTTGCAACGGCACATGAGGTAATCGCTGGTAACCGAAAAAGCTCTCTGAAGATTTACGTATTAGAAGGCGACAATCCTCGTGCTGACAGAAACATCAAGATTGGCGAAATTGTTCTGAACGGTGATGAACTCCGTCGGTCGCTGCCTGTCGGGGAAAGTGTGGAAGTCACATATCGACTCGACGAGTCGAAGACTCTATCTGCTGAAGCAGTTTTCCCATCGCTGCGAGAAGCTCGACAGATGGAATATAAGCCAGAAAGACCGCAGTTGCGATCCGAGGAGATCGAGATCGAAGTGAAGAAGGAACGGGGAAGGATCGCAAAACTTGAGAGGGCAGTTCCAGAAAGGATAAATCCGCAGCTGAACGAACAGATAGTGAAAGTTGAAAAGGAACAAGATGCGTCGGATTCTGATCATGACGCAGCCCAGAAAGCCGCGCAACAATTGATTGAGTTAAAGCAAACGTTAGATAAATTGGAGAAGTCTTCTGAATGGGAGCTGCTGCTGCTGGAGCTACCTACGTACAAAGAAGACATTCCGTATGTTGAGAGCGTTGGAAGCGCGGATGAAATCAGGCGGTACAAGGAGGCGGTAACCGCTTCTGAGCGCGCGATCGCCGAGCACGATTTGGGTTCACTGCGAGAGTGTGTTACGCGACTCCGCGACATCTACTGGCCGCTCGCACTATCGCAGGATGACGTGTGGAAAGGCCAGTTTGCTCGCATGAGCGAGCAGGAAGATTTTGTTGATCCACTGAAAGCTGAGAGGCTGAAGGAAGAAGGTTTCCGAGCCCTGAAGAGGGGGGACATGGATTCTTTGCGGACGATTGTTTTGGACCTCTGTCACCTCCTGCCGACCTGGCAGCAAGGCAAGCTCGACGATCGATTCAAAGATGCGGGGCTCCGTCACGCGAGAGGACATGGCGCTTGATATCACCAGGTTACAACCTGGAGAACTAATTCGTGAGACGTACAGCATCGTGCGCTATCTCGGTAGTGGCGCATTCGGCGACGTTTACCTCGCCAGGCATCGGTACATGGGACTTCAAGCCCTGAAGGTGTTCCCGCGCGAGGACGGTACGGATGCACTCGAAGAAGCCTATCTGCTCGGGAAGCTAAGCCACCCCAACATTGTGCGAATGTTCGAGGCTAACGAGTTCGAGCATTCCGACTCTCGTCTGGGCTATTTCAGTATGGAGTACGTCGAGGGCGGCACTCTGCTTGAGTTGTTTGAATTGGAACTCGAACTTCAGACCCGCCTTCGACTCGCACAAGACATACTGGAGGGCTTAGCGTTCGCACATTCGCAGACGCCCCCTGTAATCCATCGAGATATAAGCCCTAGCAACATACTTGTCGAACAAACGAGTTTCACTTGCAGAGCGAAAATAAGCGACTTCGGTCTCGCCAAACACGTCGATGCAGAGTCCCTAGTTGCGAGTGCTGCTGGCAAGTATGTGTACATGGCGCCAGAAAGCTTCCTAGGAACTCATTCCACGAGTTCCGACGTCTACTCTGCGGCAATCGTGCTTTTCGAGTTGTTTACCGGATGCCATCCCTTCAGGCTGGCGCTGAGCCCGTCGGCTACGTCAGCCGAGATAGCTGCCGTTGTACGTGAATCGAGAGGCCAAAGTATCCCAAAGGTTTCGGAGACCTGCGACGATTTCAGTATAGATTGGGATCGATTTTTCGAGCACGCACTCTGCCACGATTACCGCGAAAGACCGGCGAACGCGCACGATCTCCTTCAAGCGTTTCAACACCAAATTTCAAGATCTAACAGCAATTCACGTCCGGCAGATTCGGCGCAAATGGTCAGCGAAGCCAGGAGGCTGGCAGAACAGGCCGACACGTTAGGTGAAGCAATAGAGTTGCTGGAACAGGCCTGTTCGTTCGACCCGAGGGTTCGTCATAAATACGCAGACATGCTTTCGCTCTGGAAGAGAGGAATCGTCCTTTGAACGAAAATGTCGTCACACTCGCGAACAAGATCGACAGGCTCGCCCGGACTGCAAGAGCGCAAGATCTTTCGCTGCTGCTCACACAGTCGGAATTAGAACGGGTAAGTCGCTTGGCTGCGGTAATCGATGCACTCGGAGCAGGTACTTACCTGATTGGATCGGGGCCTTACACACAAGGGGTGTATTCGATCATGGTCGAGGAAGTAGTGCTCGGTCGTCTTGCGACGCCGCTCGAACAGCCATTGGACAAACCGGTGGACATTTTTTGCCAAGATGTGACGTGTTTGACTCCTCGCGAGGTGTCCAGAAACCACGCCATGATCTTCAGGCTTGGGGATGCTCACATGCGGTATTTCATCCGAGATTTAGGCAGCACATGCGGAACTTACGTAAATGGAGAACGGCTCGTCAACGAAGGAGAAAATGTCGGAACGACGGAACTGTCTCATGGAGACGTTATTTCGCTGGGGCCGTCGCACATCAATACGTATGTGTTCGCATTACTCTGAAATCGGAGGCTGCCGTCGTCATAAATCATACGCAACCAGCGGGCTCAGGGATGTGCCGCCTTCGCTAGAACCTTGCTGAGGCCCCCGACCTGCTCCCAAAGACGCGCCCATTCTTGCAGGATATCCTCAAGAATCGATTTCAGGTTATTCATTTCCTCGGGAACCATTTCCCGAGCAAGATAGACCTCGCCGGATTCCATACCTATCTGATATTTAGGGTGCTCGCGCTCTAAGGCGCTGCGGGCAGCAGAAACCTTCGTCGAATCTTTGAACCACATCGAGGCGACAGCCCAGAGCTTGTCTTCCTTCCACTCCAAGTACACTAATGCCCACCAAGCATCCTCAGTGTGCAGCGTGATACCGACGTTAGCCCATCTCCCGTCCATCCGTTCAGCAGCGAGATTCACCGGCCTGAGGTAGAGCTTGATGTCTTGTTCAGGAAGGGTGACCCCCATCGCGTGCGACAAGAACTTTACGTCGCCAACGGCGCTGCGACAGACGGCGTCCACTTGCCTTCCAAATTCCCGCAGCGCGCCGAGCACCTGAGGGTAAGACCTTGCGCCCTCCAGCAGCAAGGTCTGGTCTGATCTCTGTTCTTCAGGCATTTGTCATGTCTCCAAGAATTGTCTGAGGTGGTCTGCCGTCCGCCCATAAGTAAGCGCCTGGCCTCCCGTCAAGCCAGTAGGCAATGACATCGACAGCAGATTCGTTTCCACGGCACCCACGAACGCAATGCACATGGCGGCCTTCACTAGGCCGAGCGATGGCATCCGACGGACTGCCGTTTGGCGTAGTCGAAGACAAATTTCGCTCCACCGCAGGGGTTTGAACCCTTCGTACACCTCGGCTGAAGAATCGACAATAAGAAGCACGCTCTCCGGAGTACATGCGACATTCTGTTGTCGTATCCAGTCCGAGTATCCAGCTTGCTTGTCGATCTCGGCCTCCTCGGCCGAGGTCACCTTTACTTCTACAACGATCAGCCCAAGATCCCCGAACCAAAGAGCAAGGTCAAGTCTGCCGTCCGGGATCATGCGCTCACGTTCTACCGTCGGGTTGATTCCTCGGCAGACATCCGCAAGGTATGAGTCCTCAAGGCGGAGAACATAGATGATATCGGCGGGTTCTAGTTGCTGCAGGATCCACGCCAGCCAATCTGAGTATGCCTCCTCCCTTTCTTGGCGGAGCCACCTATTAAGTCCGGCATCGGCTCGCAAGGGGTCTTGCAGGGGAGCAAACACGGCGTCTGACCGATCTAACAACCCAACGAGTTCCGCCCGCCGCGACTCAGATTCCCTAATCGCTGCCTGCAGAAATTCGCGCACGCAACCCCAATCCAAGCCACATCGAGATCTCACGGGCGCGTGCTTCGCCCACGCCTTGATCAGTTCAGCCGCGACATTGGTGGGGGACTCCATCATTCATTGACTCGATCAGACTGAATACCACTCTTGATTGCACGGTCCTTTGCTTTGAGACGAGGACGAGGGAATCCCCATGATTCAGCTAAGGAGTCAGCCGCGCGTTCCGACGGCGCATCCCCGTGATAGCTCACCATACATTCAGCCGGAAGCGTAGTCGCACCAGGCTTGTAGTGGCCGAGAACGACATGCGCAAACTCGTGAGCTACAGTGAAATCCACCTCGGCCTGAGATTTTCTCTCCAGACTAGGGGCTAGATAAAGGAAAACACAGTTGCCAGCTCCTGAAGGCATGACATGCCCGAGAATTGCCGTGGATGGTGCGAACACCGTCAGGTTTGGCAAATCATCTAGAACATCATCGGGAACCCGATAGCACAGTTTCTGCATTGCCTGGATTGTTTTGTAACGGTCGTAATCAAACCAGCCCGTCTCAATGTATTCGTACCGAAAAGTCCACCAGCGTTCTTCGTCGCTAACTGCGAACGTGTTGGCACTCGATACTCCCGCATCCTGCTTCATGCTCTATATTCCTCGATTACCTGTGATCCCACGCAATGTGACGACTTTCTCGCCAAAATGGCGCGACTTGCATGGTGTTACAAAGTCCAGACGCGAGCGGATGGACCGAGGTCGTATGCAACAAAGGGGAATAGCTGTCGAAGAGTCGATCGCTTGTACAAAAGCCCGACCTGCGATGACGTTACGCCGGGTTCTTTCTTCAGGAAGTCTGAGTAATTCCTAAAGTACCTTGCCGCTTTCCCGTTGCCTAAGTCGTTCAGCTTTTTCCGGACAGCGGGTACTCCACCGAGTAATTCAACTGCTGCGCGAAGCCCCAAGCAGCAGATCCACTTCTGGGCGTCCCAGTCCTCGTTCATCGGCTCTGCATGTTCGGAATGCAGTACCAGCCTTACAAATGGATTCAATTCCACTGCACGGGATAGCAGGCCTCCCAACGTCTGCACCTCCTTCGGCACGGTGCGTCCGATGCACTGTCGCTCGATGCGTGTAACGATGGGCGGACGGGGTTTCGTGCCCATGTTGGCGTACACCAGAGGCTCCTTACGGTCAATTCGCTGAGCAGTTTTGTCGTAGATGCGGTACAGATCGCCATGGCTACCGAACTGGAGGGTTAGAACGCCACGCTTTCGCTGCTCGTTCCAGCCGGGAAACATTTCCGAGTTCTGCTTGTACATGACCTCTGCGTGTGTCCGAAACCAGCTCACGGGAATACCGACATCAACGGCGAAATCCACACGTATCACTTTGACTGTCGATACGACTTCAGAAGGGATATCGAAG encodes:
- a CDS encoding Hsp70 family protein — translated: MSRATIDFGIDLGTSNSEIACMDRGELVVVKNTITGSEITPSVVKVDAKGTIVVGQAAYNALEYDPENTVGEFKRWMGNAGHDWFRFKRSDKRMTAAELSAEVLKILKVSAASRFGGEQVNAAVITVPAMFLIPACEDTKTAAKLAGIETCPLLQEPVAAAMAYGYKAQTLTGNLLVFDLGGGTFDTTIVAAKEGRLVVVGHDGDDKLGGKDYDWAIVEVLINRLEAEFGPLGLKRGGARGRAMAKLKYLAEDAKKTLSQLPTANVEINQLGDGLDEVDTVVQLTRSDFEKATEHLTKACVSIADRLLDKVRLSRDDLTAVLLVGGQTQSTSVRVRVSEHYGKADFRFDPLTVVAAGAALFASTQRIPSSKYPKTGQGSSIEVKAAYSPVSSELDSDIAVAVDPPASGATVTISRTDGGWTSGAIPLPSNGKIHTTVVLRAKKVNAFEVQVLDRTGGRIPGGVTAFSITHGLAVAQATTSRAFGVALENNEVKIIIPNGAPLPAKGTQKFATAHEVIAGNRKSSLKIYVLEGDNPRADRNIKIGEIVLNGDELRRSLPVGESVEVTYRLDESKTLSAEAVFPSLREARQMEYKPERPQLRSEEIEIEVKKERGRIAKLERAVPERINPQLNEQIVKVEKEQDASDSDHDAAQKAAQQLIELKQTLDKLEKSSEWELLLLELPTYKEDIPYVESVGSADEIRRYKEAVTASERAIAEHDLGSLRECVTRLRDIYWPLALSQDDVWKGQFARMSEQEDFVDPLKAERLKEEGFRALKRGDMDSLRTIVLDLCHLLPTWQQGKLDDRFKDAGLRHARGHGA
- a CDS encoding FHA domain-containing protein: MNENVVTLANKIDRLARTARAQDLSLLLTQSELERVSRLAAVIDALGAGTYLIGSGPYTQGVYSIMVEEVVLGRLATPLEQPLDKPVDIFCQDVTCLTPREVSRNHAMIFRLGDAHMRYFIRDLGSTCGTYVNGERLVNEGENVGTTELSHGDVISLGPSHINTYVFALL
- a CDS encoding serine/threonine-protein kinase — encoded protein: MALDITRLQPGELIRETYSIVRYLGSGAFGDVYLARHRYMGLQALKVFPREDGTDALEEAYLLGKLSHPNIVRMFEANEFEHSDSRLGYFSMEYVEGGTLLELFELELELQTRLRLAQDILEGLAFAHSQTPPVIHRDISPSNILVEQTSFTCRAKISDFGLAKHVDAESLVASAAGKYVYMAPESFLGTHSTSSDVYSAAIVLFELFTGCHPFRLALSPSATSAEIAAVVRESRGQSIPKVSETCDDFSIDWDRFFEHALCHDYRERPANAHDLLQAFQHQISRSNSNSRPADSAQMVSEARRLAEQADTLGEAIELLEQACSFDPRVRHKYADMLSLWKRGIVL